A region of Fibrobacter succinogenes subsp. succinogenes S85 DNA encodes the following proteins:
- a CDS encoding RluA family pseudouridine synthase has product MNYIVEEKHNGERIDKFLVGVMENVSRTDVQKLIEAGEVKVGGGKVSKNFRVETGMAVVVEKMIEKESSTLEPEDIPLNIVYEDDDIVVINKPRNLVVHPGNGVSKGTLAAALLYHFKENLSTVNGPLRPGIVHRLDKDTPGLMVVAKNDAAHRHLAHQLETRTLHRTYNALVWGCPRDLEGTIDAPIGRNPKNRLKMAVVKGGKESRTHYVAKQFFAIATLLELQLESGRTHQIRVHSRYTGHPVVGDPLYDGRDESLNRVPPLMKPVAEKVLEIAPAQLLQAVKIELIHPRTNKKLTFKVPMEEPFANVLKLLKKECPASAPVYDEEEGFRDFDAQIRFDEDDEFDEYEEPLEISPDEAAPVKERKTRAQRLAEKKATAAKRRAVAAERKLIKQMKAARRKGVAPEDFVEPGYEPTIDPELL; this is encoded by the coding sequence ATGAATTATATCGTAGAAGAAAAGCATAATGGTGAACGTATCGACAAGTTCCTTGTCGGCGTTATGGAAAATGTCTCCCGCACAGACGTGCAGAAGCTGATTGAAGCGGGCGAAGTCAAGGTCGGCGGTGGCAAAGTCTCCAAGAACTTCCGCGTAGAAACGGGGATGGCGGTTGTCGTTGAAAAGATGATTGAGAAGGAATCTTCGACTCTTGAACCCGAGGATATTCCGCTGAACATCGTTTACGAAGATGATGATATCGTGGTCATCAACAAGCCGCGCAATTTGGTGGTGCATCCGGGTAATGGCGTGAGCAAGGGAACGCTTGCCGCAGCGCTCTTGTACCACTTCAAGGAAAATCTTTCGACCGTGAACGGTCCGCTCCGTCCGGGTATTGTCCACCGTCTGGACAAGGATACGCCGGGGCTTATGGTGGTCGCGAAAAACGACGCTGCACACAGGCATTTAGCGCACCAGCTCGAAACGCGCACGCTCCACCGCACGTACAATGCGCTTGTATGGGGTTGCCCGCGTGACCTCGAAGGAACGATTGACGCTCCGATTGGCCGCAATCCGAAGAACCGCCTCAAGATGGCGGTGGTGAAGGGCGGTAAGGAAAGCCGTACGCATTATGTGGCGAAGCAGTTCTTTGCGATTGCAACGCTCTTGGAATTGCAGTTGGAATCTGGCCGTACGCACCAGATTCGTGTGCATAGCCGTTACACGGGCCATCCGGTCGTGGGCGATCCGCTCTACGATGGTCGTGACGAAAGCTTGAACCGTGTGCCGCCTCTGATGAAGCCGGTGGCGGAGAAGGTTCTTGAAATTGCTCCGGCGCAGCTTTTGCAGGCCGTGAAGATTGAACTCATTCATCCGCGCACGAACAAGAAGCTTACGTTCAAGGTTCCGATGGAAGAGCCGTTTGCGAATGTGCTCAAGCTCTTGAAGAAGGAATGCCCGGCATCGGCGCCTGTATATGACGAAGAAGAAGGCTTCCGCGATTTCGATGCGCAGATTCGCTTTGACGAAGATGATGAATTTGACGAATACGAAGAACCGCTGGAAATCTCGCCAGATGAAGCCGCTCCTGTGAAGGAACGCAAGACTCGTGCCCAGCGCCTCGCCGAGAAAAAGGCGACTGCCGCCAAGCGCCGTGCCGTTGCTGCCGAACGCAAGCTCATCAAGCAGATGAAGGCTGCTCGCCGTAAGGGAGTTGCCCCGGAAGACTTTGTGGAACCAGGTTACGAACCCACAATTGACCCGGAATTGCTTTAA
- the lspA gene encoding signal peptidase II, with product MEKFYNKWPFHVAVIVFSIVSDQLTKLWAVARFTDEAGNFTYEKIPVIGELVRFQLVYNKGAAFSSRPQDLMPFLPPWLFFLLISIVAAFALAWFYKSIDKRDYLSRLGVVMILGGAVGNFIDRMRMQMVVDFIDCDFPDFIMTRFPTFNVADSFVTVGVALVILSPVILRKLHKQIKEEKDAEKSAKENPPNP from the coding sequence ATGGAAAAGTTTTATAATAAGTGGCCGTTCCATGTGGCGGTGATTGTTTTTAGCATTGTTTCTGACCAGTTGACGAAGCTGTGGGCGGTGGCGCGTTTTACGGACGAAGCAGGGAATTTTACGTACGAGAAAATTCCTGTGATTGGTGAACTTGTGCGCTTCCAGCTTGTGTACAACAAGGGTGCTGCGTTCAGTAGCCGTCCGCAAGACTTGATGCCGTTCTTGCCGCCTTGGCTGTTCTTTTTGCTGATTTCGATTGTCGCCGCTTTTGCACTTGCATGGTTCTACAAGTCTATCGACAAGCGCGATTATTTGAGCCGCTTGGGCGTTGTGATGATTCTTGGCGGTGCTGTCGGAAACTTCATTGACCGTATGCGCATGCAGATGGTTGTGGATTTTATCGACTGCGATTTCCCAGATTTTATCATGACCCGTTTCCCGACGTTTAACGTGGCGGACTCGTTTGTGACTGTCGGCGTTGCTCTTGTGATTTTGTCTCCCGTAATTTTACGCAAATTGCATAAGCAAATTAAAGAAGAAAAAGACGCGGAAAAAAGTGCTAAAGAAAACCCGCCTAACCCCTAA
- a CDS encoding squalene/phytoene synthase family protein, translating into MIDKLDSLDVGEKVLEGKAAWKYAEDILQLVSRTFALNIQVLRGKLHRSILLAYLYLRIADTVEDDPDMKATEKDRVLALFADVFKTGELETEKIRTFVAALPESWHGSEDPNKDLCSKSEVVVPLLKSLPKNYQKPVCDVVIEMCGGMAKFALRQEAALSAGWFTLANVGELDEYCYYVAGIVGKLLTKLFSADTCFINAEREAELSKLDVSFGLALQVVNIVKDCVEDSGRRVCFIPEEICKRHGFAHPSELFAAGADAQKCGAVLSELVEKAWHHLDDAIAYTKLIPNIKMRTRLFCLWPLFMAAENLSLIGNGVSVFTSDKKVKITRDTVKRIVKETSMHFYSDKWIDEAYKKIKG; encoded by the coding sequence ATGATTGATAAATTGGATTCTTTAGATGTGGGCGAGAAGGTGCTCGAAGGCAAGGCGGCGTGGAAGTATGCCGAAGATATCCTGCAGTTGGTGTCGCGTACGTTTGCGCTGAACATCCAGGTTTTGCGTGGCAAGTTGCACCGCAGTATTTTGCTTGCGTACCTTTATTTGCGCATTGCCGATACGGTCGAAGATGACCCGGACATGAAGGCAACCGAAAAAGACCGCGTGCTTGCGCTGTTTGCTGATGTATTCAAGACGGGTGAACTCGAGACCGAGAAAATCCGCACGTTTGTGGCGGCGCTCCCGGAATCTTGGCATGGCTCCGAAGACCCGAACAAGGATCTTTGCTCAAAGTCTGAAGTCGTGGTGCCGCTTTTGAAGTCGCTTCCTAAGAACTACCAGAAGCCGGTTTGCGACGTGGTGATTGAAATGTGCGGTGGCATGGCGAAGTTTGCACTCCGTCAGGAAGCCGCGCTTTCGGCGGGCTGGTTTACGCTTGCGAACGTGGGTGAACTCGATGAATACTGCTACTATGTGGCAGGCATTGTCGGCAAGCTCTTGACCAAGCTATTCTCGGCGGACACGTGCTTTATCAATGCTGAACGCGAGGCGGAACTTTCGAAGCTGGACGTGAGCTTTGGGCTTGCCTTGCAGGTCGTGAACATCGTGAAGGACTGCGTCGAGGATTCTGGACGCCGCGTGTGCTTTATCCCTGAAGAGATTTGCAAGCGTCATGGCTTTGCGCACCCGAGCGAACTGTTTGCAGCAGGGGCTGATGCACAAAAATGCGGTGCAGTGCTTTCGGAACTTGTCGAGAAGGCTTGGCATCATCTGGACGATGCGATTGCCTACACGAAGCTCATCCCAAACATCAAGATGCGCACAAGGCTCTTCTGCCTCTGGCCGCTCTTTATGGCGGCGGAGAACTTGAGCTTGATCGGGAATGGCGTGTCGGTGTTCACTTCGGACAAGAAGGTGAAAATCACGCGCGATACGGTGAAGCGAATTGTCAAGGAAACGTCGATGCACTTCTATTCGGACAAGTGGATTGATGAAGCTTATAAGAAAATCAAAGGATAA
- the dnaA gene encoding chromosomal replication initiator protein DnaA, with protein MQVEWERCLNYLHGMLSDTVFKTYFAQTKLVSQTPGHAVIAVPPGLDVKVYAAYKDLIRLAWKDVSHDEAPVEFEFQPQDVYQPQVSSSDNSFREFIKPSVPLSGSFRFENFVPGDKAQLAFNAALAVARNPDGTQYNPLFIYGSSGLGKTHLLQSIGNYILEEDPTKRVIYLTSEDFSQQYMKCLQEKRITEMSDFYRNEVDILLIDDIQNWTGKYETQNEFFLIFNALHQAGKQIVLTSDAPAAEVKNLSDRLVSRFSWGLTVDIQPPDVETREAILHKKAEERHLEISDEVIRYLAENIASNVRCLESAIIKLTLQSSLMSHDIDMNIAQKVVTEIAPTLRRRVSLDAVLHAVSQHYEVPETKLIEPGRGTKEISKARQVAMFLMRELSPISLQSIGSRFGGKDHSTVVHAIKSVKKEMETDPSFARLIESLKNTIHD; from the coding sequence ATGCAGGTTGAATGGGAAAGATGCTTGAACTACCTCCACGGAATGCTGTCGGATACGGTATTCAAGACATATTTTGCACAGACCAAGCTTGTAAGCCAAACCCCAGGACACGCCGTTATCGCTGTGCCTCCCGGACTTGACGTCAAAGTCTATGCCGCTTACAAGGACCTGATCCGCCTCGCCTGGAAAGACGTTTCCCACGATGAAGCTCCGGTGGAATTTGAATTCCAGCCGCAGGACGTCTACCAGCCGCAAGTCAGCTCTTCTGACAACTCTTTCCGCGAATTTATCAAGCCGAGCGTTCCGCTTTCTGGCAGCTTCCGTTTCGAAAACTTCGTCCCGGGTGACAAGGCCCAGCTCGCCTTCAACGCCGCCCTCGCTGTCGCCAGGAATCCGGATGGAACGCAGTACAACCCGCTATTTATTTATGGTTCTTCCGGTCTTGGCAAGACGCACTTGCTCCAGTCCATCGGTAACTACATTCTCGAAGAAGACCCGACCAAGCGTGTGATTTACCTCACGTCCGAAGACTTCTCGCAGCAGTACATGAAGTGCTTGCAAGAAAAGCGCATCACCGAAATGTCGGACTTCTACCGCAACGAAGTGGACATTCTCTTGATCGATGACATCCAGAACTGGACGGGCAAGTACGAAACGCAAAACGAATTTTTCTTGATCTTTAACGCACTGCACCAGGCAGGCAAGCAGATCGTGCTTACGTCTGATGCTCCCGCTGCCGAAGTCAAGAACCTCTCCGACCGCCTTGTGAGCCGATTCTCCTGGGGCTTAACAGTTGACATCCAGCCGCCTGACGTCGAAACGCGCGAAGCCATTCTCCACAAGAAGGCCGAAGAACGCCACCTCGAAATCAGCGACGAAGTCATCCGTTACCTTGCTGAAAATATTGCAAGCAACGTGCGTTGTCTCGAAAGCGCCATCATCAAGCTCACGCTCCAGTCGAGCCTTATGAGCCACGACATCGACATGAACATCGCACAGAAAGTCGTCACCGAAATCGCCCCGACACTCCGTCGCCGCGTAAGCCTTGACGCCGTGCTCCATGCCGTATCGCAGCACTACGAAGTTCCCGAAACCAAGCTCATCGAACCGGGCCGCGGCACCAAAGAAATCTCGAAGGCTCGCCAGGTCGCCATGTTCCTCATGCGCGAACTCTCCCCCATCAGCTTGCAGAGCATCGGCTCCCGTTTTGGCGGCAAGGACCACTCCACCGTCGTGCACGCCATCAAGAGCGTCAAGAAAGAGATGGAAACCGACCCGAGCTTTGCCCGCTTGATCGAAAGCCTCAAGAACACCATTCACGATTAA
- a CDS encoding diaminopimelate dehydrogenase has protein sequence MAKIAILGYGNLGRGVECAVKQAPDMELVAVFTRRDPLTVKIQTAGVPVLNVSEMEAWKDKVDVLIICGGSATDLPVLTPKYASMFNVIDSFDTHAKIPQHFAAVDAAAKGANKIAMISVGWDPGMFSLNRVYAQSILPEGKDYTFWGKGVSQGHSDAVRRIKGVKNAKQYTCPVESALEAVRSGSMPELTTRQKHTRLVYVVAEEGADKAYIENAIKTMPNYFDEYDTTVNFISEEEFNKNHSGLAHGGFVIRTGKTGMNKEHTHVIEYSLKLDSNPEFTTSVLVAYARAALRMKANGQTGCKTVLDVPPAYLSTLSDEDLRAHCL, from the coding sequence ATGGCAAAGATTGCTATTCTCGGTTACGGTAACCTCGGTCGCGGTGTGGAATGCGCTGTGAAGCAGGCTCCGGATATGGAACTCGTCGCTGTTTTCACTCGTCGCGATCCGCTGACGGTGAAGATCCAGACGGCTGGCGTTCCGGTGTTGAACGTTTCTGAAATGGAAGCATGGAAGGACAAGGTGGACGTGCTCATCATTTGCGGTGGCTCTGCTACGGACCTGCCGGTGCTCACCCCGAAGTATGCTTCTATGTTCAACGTAATCGACTCCTTCGACACGCACGCCAAGATCCCGCAGCACTTCGCTGCTGTTGACGCTGCTGCCAAGGGCGCAAACAAGATTGCTATGATCTCTGTCGGTTGGGACCCGGGTATGTTCAGCTTGAACCGCGTGTATGCTCAGTCCATCCTTCCGGAAGGCAAGGACTACACGTTCTGGGGCAAGGGTGTTTCTCAGGGCCACAGCGACGCAGTCCGCCGCATCAAGGGTGTGAAGAACGCCAAACAGTACACCTGCCCGGTGGAATCTGCTCTCGAAGCCGTGCGTAGCGGTTCCATGCCGGAACTCACCACTCGCCAGAAGCACACTCGTCTCGTTTACGTGGTTGCTGAAGAAGGTGCTGACAAGGCATACATCGAAAACGCCATCAAGACGATGCCGAACTACTTCGATGAATACGACACTACCGTCAACTTCATCAGCGAAGAAGAATTCAACAAGAACCACAGCGGCCTCGCTCACGGTGGTTTCGTGATCCGTACTGGCAAGACCGGCATGAACAAGGAACACACGCACGTGATCGAATACAGCCTCAAGCTTGATTCCAACCCGGAATTCACGACGAGCGTTCTCGTGGCTTACGCTCGCGCTGCTCTCCGCATGAAGGCTAACGGCCAGACTGGTTGCAAGACTGTTCTCGACGTTCCGCCTGCATACCTCAGCACGCTTAGCGACGAAGACCTCCGCGCTCACTGCTTGTAG